A region of Pseudomonas putida DNA encodes the following proteins:
- a CDS encoding cupin domain-containing protein, with translation MNKKLTVFRELDIQPVRDLPFFEEVVEGTPHTLTSKYYHDEQQGRISGEWEASTGAWRIDYKVWEFCHVLSGCCVIELEGCAPITLAAGDTFIIEPGAKGKWTVLEDMKKNFVILLPAN, from the coding sequence ATGAACAAGAAACTGACCGTGTTCCGCGAACTGGATATCCAACCGGTGCGCGACCTTCCCTTTTTTGAAGAGGTCGTGGAAGGCACCCCTCATACGCTGACGTCCAAGTACTATCACGATGAACAGCAAGGTCGCATTTCCGGAGAATGGGAAGCCAGCACCGGAGCGTGGCGCATCGACTACAAAGTTTGGGAGTTCTGCCATGTCCTGAGTGGATGCTGCGTCATCGAGCTTGAGGGTTGCGCCCCCATCACACTGGCCGCTGGCGACACGTTCATTATCGAACCGGGCGCCAAGGGCAAATGGACGGTGCTGGAAGACATGAAAAAGAACTTCGTGATCCTCTTGCCCGCGAACTAG
- a CDS encoding GNAT family N-acetyltransferase has product MPIDFRPAQASDAHDIARFFQLTSEGMADYIWSKLAAPGEALLSVGASRYAREQGDFSYKNCLMATFEGRVIGMMHSYALRETPDSPVETDPVLAPYSDMEIPDTLYISSLALDEAWRSQGLGVQFLRHAQQRAEDAGLNGLCLIDYAENHGARRFYERHGFQIVKTCQIVPHPMLGVTGEAYLMYRPIHNVLEKKP; this is encoded by the coding sequence ATGCCTATCGACTTCAGGCCCGCTCAAGCCTCGGACGCGCACGATATTGCGCGCTTCTTTCAACTGACATCGGAGGGCATGGCCGATTACATATGGAGCAAGCTTGCCGCACCTGGAGAAGCATTGCTGAGTGTCGGTGCGTCTCGCTATGCCAGGGAACAGGGCGACTTTTCCTACAAGAACTGCCTGATGGCCACTTTCGAAGGGCGCGTTATCGGCATGATGCATAGCTATGCCTTGCGCGAGACCCCTGACAGTCCTGTCGAGACAGACCCGGTCCTCGCACCTTATTCCGATATGGAAATACCCGACACCTTGTACATATCCAGCCTGGCCCTGGATGAGGCCTGGCGCAGCCAGGGGCTGGGCGTGCAGTTTCTTCGCCACGCCCAGCAGCGCGCGGAGGACGCTGGCCTGAATGGGCTATGCCTGATCGATTATGCAGAGAACCACGGTGCACGCCGCTTCTACGAACGTCACGGTTTTCAAATTGTTAAAACTTGCCAGATCGTTCCGCACCCGATGCTGGGCGTAACCGGTGAAGCCTATTTGATGTATCGCCCTATCCACAACGTGCTCGAGAAAAAACCATGA
- a CDS encoding TonB-dependent siderophore receptor, translating into MRALRSPTANLALAVSLAITGSITALSSASASAAQNEMRYELSAQPLDQTLSQIARQSGQVIIADPDLLRGLQSHPVNGLFSPHAAVEQALIGSGLQLRTTDNGTLTLEKAEVQAGTVQLGATSIQANGLGETTENTGSYTTGSTSTATKMKLSLRHTPQSVSVITRQQIEDQGLLSVADVLNQTPGVTVSQSNTEVNAFYARGFEISNFQFDGLPSLSTNAPLRDNYGLIGTAIYDRIEVLRGSAGLLNGTGFPSGVVNFVRKRPTAEFQGHVSAGAGTWDQYRTEVDLSGSLSDSNHLRGRMVAATQEEGSYIDYLKREDHVFYGILEADLSDSTTIAIGLDYQKGHANGSTNSNLPAFFTNGATVKPSRSTNSGAKWSYSDTETQRFFTSVEHRLANDWLIKMEANFRRYDVDNLTSTANGQINALDHSATAYTSKYYSTSKELDFAAYANGPFELFGRTHEMVMGVNWARNENESATISFGSYRINDFFNWDNDPAKPTNALYAVPYDTVARERAAYVAAIFKPTDELNVILGTRVTDYYWDQGGVIPPLANPNVHYNTRDSGVVTPYAGITYDLDEHHTVYASYADIFKPQPFNPDRNGTPIDPLTGASYELGVKGEYFDGRLNASLAVFTSEQDNVAEADGLRVDVPNSTAYRAASGVYTRGFEVEISGELMPDWNVHGGYTYRHSEDKDDNKVSTTQPEQIARMVTTYRLPGLLNRLTVGGNVSWQSRTYYDTTLGFGASAVSAHFEQKGYTLAGLMAAYDFTDNLRGTLNLNNVTDRKYFSGMGSYTSTFYGEPRNLLATVKYSF; encoded by the coding sequence ATGCGCGCCCTTAGATCGCCCACCGCGAACCTGGCTCTAGCCGTCTCCCTGGCCATCACCGGCAGTATCACGGCCTTATCCAGCGCATCGGCTTCAGCTGCGCAGAATGAGATGCGGTATGAGCTATCCGCCCAACCGCTAGACCAGACGCTAAGCCAAATCGCCCGGCAAAGTGGCCAAGTGATCATCGCTGACCCGGACCTTCTACGCGGCCTGCAAAGCCATCCTGTCAATGGCTTGTTTAGCCCCCATGCTGCCGTTGAACAAGCGCTCATCGGCAGTGGCCTACAACTGCGCACCACAGATAACGGCACACTGACCCTCGAAAAAGCCGAGGTGCAAGCCGGCACCGTGCAATTGGGCGCTACCAGTATCCAGGCCAACGGTTTGGGCGAAACCACCGAGAATACAGGTTCCTACACCACTGGCAGCACCAGCACTGCAACCAAGATGAAGCTGTCACTGCGACACACGCCGCAGTCAGTCAGTGTTATCACCCGTCAGCAGATAGAGGACCAAGGCCTACTGAGTGTTGCCGACGTGCTCAACCAGACGCCGGGGGTGACGGTCAGCCAAAGCAATACCGAGGTGAACGCCTTCTATGCCCGCGGCTTCGAGATTAGCAATTTTCAGTTCGATGGCCTGCCAAGCCTGAGCACCAACGCGCCATTGCGTGACAACTATGGCCTGATCGGTACTGCCATCTACGATCGGATCGAGGTACTGCGTGGCTCGGCCGGTCTACTCAATGGCACCGGTTTCCCCTCTGGCGTTGTCAACTTCGTGCGCAAGCGGCCCACGGCTGAGTTCCAGGGGCATGTCAGCGCAGGTGCCGGGACCTGGGACCAGTATCGAACCGAAGTAGATCTTTCTGGCTCACTCAGCGACAGCAACCACCTACGGGGCCGCATGGTGGCTGCCACCCAGGAAGAAGGCAGCTATATTGACTATCTCAAGCGTGAGGATCACGTTTTTTATGGCATCCTTGAAGCAGACCTCAGCGACAGCACTACCATCGCTATCGGCTTGGACTACCAGAAAGGTCATGCCAACGGTTCAACCAACTCAAACCTGCCAGCATTCTTTACCAACGGCGCTACTGTCAAACCTTCGCGTTCGACCAACTCCGGTGCCAAGTGGTCCTACAGCGACACAGAAACCCAGCGTTTCTTCACAAGCGTTGAGCACCGCCTGGCAAACGACTGGCTAATTAAGATGGAGGCCAACTTCCGGCGTTACGACGTTGATAACCTGACCTCCACTGCCAATGGCCAGATCAACGCGCTAGATCATTCGGCCACTGCGTACACCAGCAAGTACTATTCCACTTCCAAAGAGCTAGATTTTGCAGCTTACGCCAACGGACCGTTCGAACTGTTCGGCCGTACGCATGAGATGGTCATGGGCGTCAACTGGGCACGCAACGAGAATGAATCGGCAACCATTTCGTTCGGTAGCTATCGAATTAACGATTTCTTCAATTGGGACAATGATCCAGCCAAGCCTACCAATGCACTGTATGCCGTGCCGTACGATACCGTGGCCAGGGAGCGCGCGGCGTATGTCGCTGCGATTTTCAAACCCACCGATGAGCTGAACGTAATTCTAGGTACGCGAGTAACTGACTACTACTGGGATCAGGGGGGGGTAATCCCACCATTGGCTAACCCGAATGTTCATTACAATACTCGCGACAGCGGAGTAGTGACGCCGTATGCCGGCATTACATACGACCTGGACGAACACCACACGGTCTATGCCAGCTACGCCGATATCTTCAAGCCGCAACCTTTCAACCCGGATCGCAACGGCACACCGATCGACCCACTGACCGGTGCTAGCTACGAACTGGGAGTTAAAGGCGAGTACTTCGACGGTCGCCTCAATGCCAGCCTGGCTGTGTTCACCTCTGAGCAAGACAACGTAGCCGAGGCTGATGGCCTGCGCGTTGATGTGCCCAATTCCACCGCCTACCGCGCCGCGTCTGGGGTCTATACTCGGGGTTTTGAGGTCGAAATCTCCGGTGAGCTGATGCCTGACTGGAATGTCCATGGTGGCTATACCTACCGGCATTCGGAAGACAAAGACGACAATAAAGTCAGCACCACTCAGCCCGAACAAATTGCCCGTATGGTTACCACATATCGGTTGCCTGGCCTGCTCAACCGCCTGACTGTCGGTGGCAATGTCTCCTGGCAGAGCAGGACTTACTACGACACTACTCTAGGCTTCGGCGCCAGCGCCGTCAGTGCCCATTTCGAGCAAAAGGGCTACACACTCGCAGGACTGATGGCTGCGTACGATTTCACTGACAACTTGCGCGGTACGTTGAACCTCAACAACGTTACGGATCGGAAATACTTCAGCGGCATGGGCAGCTATACCTCTACCTTCTATGGCGAACCACGCAACTTGCTAGCCACCGTGAAATATAGCTTCTGA
- a CDS encoding FecR domain-containing protein produces MRHSALSPAVQEAIDWLVRLDSGEAGATERQAFDRWLASNTEHRQAWESLNRAMSPAFEPLLSAVQSPSTARAATQVLRTGAISPERRRLLRGGSALLLLAGLSGLLTLQRRMPLEGLFTDSFSGTGERKRMALADGSVLTLNARTTVDVEYSVDLRRVHLHQGELCIEVKYDAQRPFEVRTAQGLISCLGGRFIVAQQAHRTLVSVEQQSVQVLTLHGASVRLDSGHALRFDSETLYPLDGQHRRLNAWLEGLLDVNNVALGEVIDALRPYRDGVLRISEAAAKLRVFGVFPLDDSERSLQSLAQVLPITLSRYGPITLIDIV; encoded by the coding sequence GTGCGCCACTCTGCTCTATCACCAGCCGTGCAGGAGGCCATTGATTGGCTAGTGCGGCTCGATTCCGGGGAGGCCGGGGCCACTGAGCGGCAAGCGTTTGACCGCTGGCTGGCCAGCAATACAGAACATCGGCAGGCCTGGGAAAGTCTCAACCGTGCAATGTCACCTGCCTTCGAACCGTTACTGAGCGCCGTTCAGTCACCCAGCACGGCGCGTGCGGCAACCCAGGTACTACGCACTGGCGCGATATCGCCCGAACGTCGTCGGCTTTTACGCGGAGGTAGTGCGCTGTTGCTCCTGGCCGGACTCAGCGGGTTACTCACTTTGCAGCGACGTATGCCGCTCGAAGGCTTGTTCACCGATTCATTCAGCGGCACTGGCGAACGCAAACGCATGGCGCTCGCTGATGGCAGTGTACTCACACTCAATGCACGCACCACAGTGGATGTTGAATACAGCGTAGACCTGCGTCGGGTCCACTTGCACCAAGGTGAGCTGTGCATCGAGGTGAAATACGATGCCCAGCGCCCATTCGAGGTGCGTACCGCTCAAGGCCTTATCAGTTGCTTGGGCGGCCGCTTTATCGTGGCCCAGCAGGCACATCGTACACTGGTCAGCGTTGAACAACAGAGCGTACAGGTACTCACCCTGCATGGCGCCAGCGTAAGGCTCGACTCAGGCCACGCACTGCGCTTTGACAGCGAGACGCTTTACCCGCTCGACGGCCAGCATCGGAGGCTGAATGCGTGGCTGGAAGGATTGCTGGACGTAAACAATGTGGCTCTGGGCGAGGTCATCGATGCGCTGCGGCCATACCGCGACGGGGTACTGCGCATCAGTGAGGCAGCAGCCAAGCTACGGGTGTTCGGCGTGTTCCCATTGGACGACAGCGAACGCAGCCTGCAATCGCTCGCTCAGGTTCTGCCAATCACGCTCAGCCGCTATGGCCCGATTACCTTGATTGACATCGTGTAG
- a CDS encoding sigma-70 family RNA polymerase sigma factor, which produces MTDSSLHHSQHFHRLYSENHRWLQGWLWRRLGCHANAADLAQDTFVRTLKSPQLTSVEEPRAFLCLIAKRVLCSFWRRTELHRAYLDALANLPKAVVPSEEDLALLREALEAVDALLDGLPEKVRHAFLLNRLEGLTHQQIAEQLGVSLATIERWIKRAVTQCYLASLGIGS; this is translated from the coding sequence ATGACCGATTCAAGCCTACACCACAGCCAACATTTCCATCGCCTTTACAGTGAAAACCATCGCTGGCTGCAAGGCTGGCTGTGGCGCCGATTGGGATGCCATGCCAATGCAGCAGACTTGGCGCAAGATACTTTCGTTCGTACGCTAAAGTCCCCTCAGCTGACGAGTGTTGAAGAACCTCGGGCATTTCTGTGCCTGATCGCCAAGCGAGTATTGTGTTCGTTCTGGCGCCGTACCGAACTTCACCGTGCCTACCTCGACGCCTTGGCCAACTTGCCCAAAGCGGTAGTGCCGAGCGAAGAAGACCTTGCTCTACTGCGCGAAGCACTCGAAGCGGTAGATGCCTTATTGGACGGGCTTCCCGAGAAAGTGCGCCACGCGTTTTTGCTCAATCGCCTCGAAGGGCTCACCCACCAGCAGATTGCCGAGCAATTGGGCGTATCCCTTGCCACCATCGAGCGATGGATCAAGCGTGCGGTCACCCAGTGTTACTTGGCCAGTCTAGGCATAGGGAGCTAA
- a CDS encoding LysE family translocator: MFPMNVWFAYTAACVLLVLAPGPDNLLAIGRGLSQGKVAAAVSGMASGAGILFHVAAASLGLTLLMQTSVVAFWVIKFIGAGYLLWLGIKVLRARSLISFQPASRQSLPSIFLTGLLSAALNPKPGLFVLAFIPQFVDPARGSVSVQMMVYGVWFAVLTALGFALMGIFATVLSRYLYQRPRLVNGLNVGAGLTFVASGVSIAALSQR, encoded by the coding sequence ATGTTTCCAATGAATGTGTGGTTTGCCTACACCGCTGCCTGCGTGCTGTTGGTATTGGCGCCAGGCCCTGACAACCTGTTGGCCATTGGCCGTGGTCTCAGCCAAGGCAAAGTCGCAGCGGCCGTATCTGGCATGGCGTCAGGCGCGGGCATTCTGTTTCACGTCGCAGCCGCCTCCTTAGGGTTGACCCTTCTGATGCAAACCTCGGTGGTCGCATTCTGGGTGATTAAATTCATTGGTGCCGGCTATCTACTCTGGCTCGGCATCAAGGTCTTGCGCGCTCGCAGTTTGATCAGCTTTCAGCCGGCGTCCCGGCAATCGTTGCCCAGCATTTTTCTAACGGGTCTGCTTTCGGCTGCGCTCAACCCGAAGCCAGGCTTGTTCGTGTTGGCATTCATTCCCCAGTTCGTCGATCCGGCACGTGGATCGGTCAGCGTGCAGATGATGGTTTACGGGGTGTGGTTTGCTGTACTCACAGCCTTGGGTTTTGCCTTGATGGGCATTTTCGCCACGGTGTTGTCTCGCTACCTGTACCAACGGCCACGGCTGGTAAATGGGCTAAACGTGGGCGCAGGCCTCACCTTCGTCGCCTCTGGCGTTTCGATTGCGGCTTTGAGTCAAAGATAG
- a CDS encoding helix-turn-helix domain-containing protein, which produces MKMNEEVEALAILIHDLRKFKNLTLGELAERINRSVGFLSQVERGVSRPTVADLTAISEALGVSTAYFYNLSKPRSVGWVTRPHERRTLYLESGITDVLASPTIAGAFSMLDSHLEPGASSGEPYLSDRSEQGCFVLEGELTVWLDNGDAVTLQANDCFQLQPHAQFRYANLTEKPTRVLWVFN; this is translated from the coding sequence ATGAAGATGAACGAAGAGGTTGAAGCCCTCGCTATCCTTATTCACGACCTGCGCAAATTCAAGAACCTGACCCTGGGCGAACTGGCCGAGCGCATCAACCGCTCGGTCGGCTTCCTGTCCCAGGTCGAACGAGGCGTGTCGCGCCCTACCGTGGCCGACCTCACCGCCATCAGTGAAGCGCTCGGCGTCTCCACCGCGTACTTCTACAACCTGAGCAAGCCCCGCAGCGTCGGCTGGGTCACGCGGCCCCACGAGCGGCGCACGCTGTACCTCGAGTCGGGCATCACCGATGTGCTCGCTTCGCCCACCATCGCCGGCGCCTTCTCCATGCTCGACAGCCACCTCGAACCAGGTGCCAGCAGTGGCGAGCCGTACCTGAGTGACCGCTCCGAGCAGGGCTGTTTCGTGCTCGAGGGCGAACTCACGGTATGGCTGGACAACGGCGACGCCGTGACCCTGCAGGCCAACGACTGCTTCCAGCTGCAGCCCCACGCGCAGTTCCGTTACGCCAACCTGACGGAAAAACCCACCCGAGTGCTCTGGGTCTTCAATTGA
- a CDS encoding glutamine synthetase family protein encodes MSVIFPDLLTEVRSFRAEHPEVRYVDLIALDIPGHFYGKRYPIDMLEKVASGTPLKLPQNCVLLGTQGGLYPIGDYCFADGDPDAARRLVPGTLKPVRWEKELIAQMLITSDGTAKPIEFEPREVLARVIQRLAKRGIRPVVAFELEFYLFDRKLDNGLPQYPRDTATEDQDDQPNMHIERLSRFSSVLHEMVDGANEQGVPANVITAELGPGQFEINFSHSDDALSAADWSALFCRSTRGIALKHGYRASFMSKPYLDAPGSGMHVHVSLYDAAGNNILAGTDQRKLRHAVAGCLELLPHCMPIFAPNHNAYRRYGAMVNAASKASWGFEDRDACIRIPESDPRNLRIEHRLAGADANPYLVLAAILTGMEHGLDRGVEPIAPLNDNRQSGIDFPKDALSALAAMRHHPVINEGLGSEFVMVYCENKYQEQLDFMRHIDAREYRWFL; translated from the coding sequence ATGAGTGTCATCTTTCCGGATCTGCTGACTGAAGTGCGCTCGTTCCGAGCGGAACACCCAGAAGTACGTTATGTCGACCTGATTGCGCTGGATATCCCCGGGCACTTCTACGGCAAGCGCTACCCCATCGACATGCTGGAAAAAGTCGCCTCCGGCACGCCGCTGAAGCTGCCGCAGAACTGCGTACTGCTGGGCACCCAGGGCGGCCTCTACCCCATTGGCGACTACTGCTTCGCCGACGGCGATCCGGATGCCGCGCGGCGCTTGGTGCCGGGTACCCTGAAACCGGTGCGCTGGGAAAAAGAACTGATCGCCCAGATGCTCATCACCTCCGACGGCACCGCCAAGCCGATCGAGTTCGAGCCCCGCGAAGTGCTGGCCCGCGTGATCCAGCGCCTGGCCAAGCGCGGCATCCGCCCGGTGGTGGCCTTCGAGCTGGAGTTCTACCTGTTCGACCGCAAGCTCGATAACGGCCTGCCACAGTACCCACGCGACACCGCGACCGAGGACCAGGACGACCAGCCGAACATGCACATCGAGCGGCTGTCGCGCTTCTCGTCGGTGCTCCACGAGATGGTCGATGGCGCCAACGAGCAGGGTGTGCCGGCAAACGTCATCACGGCGGAGCTGGGCCCCGGCCAGTTCGAGATCAACTTCTCGCACAGCGACGATGCCCTGAGCGCGGCAGACTGGTCGGCGCTGTTCTGCCGCAGCACCCGCGGTATTGCGCTGAAACACGGCTACCGTGCCAGCTTCATGAGCAAGCCATACCTGGACGCACCGGGCAGCGGCATGCATGTGCACGTCAGCCTGTACGACGCTGCCGGCAACAACATCCTGGCGGGCACCGACCAGCGCAAGCTGCGTCACGCCGTGGCCGGGTGCCTGGAGCTGCTGCCCCACTGCATGCCGATTTTCGCCCCCAACCACAATGCCTACCGCCGTTACGGTGCGATGGTAAACGCGGCGAGCAAGGCCAGCTGGGGCTTCGAAGATCGCGATGCGTGCATTCGCATCCCTGAGTCCGACCCGCGCAACCTGCGCATCGAACACCGCCTCGCGGGTGCCGATGCCAACCCGTACCTGGTGCTGGCGGCCATCCTGACCGGGATGGAGCATGGCCTGGATCGCGGCGTCGAACCCATCGCGCCACTGAACGACAACCGCCAGAGCGGCATCGACTTCCCCAAGGATGCCCTCAGCGCCCTGGCCGCCATGCGTCACCACCCGGTGATCAACGAGGGGCTGGGCAGCGAGTTCGTGATGGTCTATTGCGAAAACAAATACCAGGAGCAACTGGACTTCATGCGCCACATCGATGCCCGCGAGTACCGCTGGTTCTTGTAG
- a CDS encoding gamma-glutamyl-gamma-aminobutyrate hydrolase family protein, which yields MPRVPVIGITACTSMIELHATQTISEKYARAAAKAACGLPIVIPSLADLMDSADILDVVDGLIFTGSPSNIEPFHYNGPASAAGTHHDPLRDATTLPLMRAAIAAGVPVLGICRGFQEMNVALGGTLHQKVHETGMFMDHREGKGEPIEKQYGPRHALHIEPGGMLERMGLPAIIQVNSIHGQGLDVLAPGLRVEALAPDGLVEAISVEHSKGFALAVQWHPEFQVMDNPHYLTIFQSFGKACRHRSVLRQRLLKSA from the coding sequence ATGCCCCGTGTGCCCGTTATCGGCATCACCGCATGCACCAGCATGATTGAGCTGCATGCAACCCAGACCATCAGCGAGAAGTACGCACGCGCGGCGGCCAAGGCGGCGTGTGGGTTGCCCATCGTGATTCCCAGCCTCGCCGACCTGATGGACAGCGCCGATATTCTCGACGTGGTGGATGGGCTGATCTTCACCGGTTCACCGTCCAACATCGAACCGTTCCACTACAACGGTCCGGCCAGTGCAGCGGGCACCCATCACGACCCTCTGCGTGATGCCACCACGTTGCCGCTGATGCGTGCGGCCATCGCCGCCGGTGTACCGGTGCTCGGTATATGCCGTGGTTTCCAGGAAATGAACGTGGCGCTGGGTGGCACCCTGCACCAGAAGGTCCACGAGACCGGTATGTTCATGGACCACCGCGAAGGCAAGGGCGAGCCCATCGAAAAGCAGTATGGCCCGCGTCACGCCTTGCATATAGAACCCGGCGGCATGCTCGAGCGCATGGGCTTGCCGGCAATCATCCAGGTCAATTCCATCCACGGCCAGGGCCTCGATGTGTTGGCCCCTGGGCTGAGGGTGGAAGCGCTGGCACCGGATGGCTTGGTGGAAGCGATTTCGGTCGAGCACAGCAAGGGCTTTGCCCTGGCCGTGCAATGGCACCCCGAGTTCCAGGTCATGGACAACCCGCATTACCTGACGATTTTCCAGTCCTTCGGCAAGGCTTGCCGGCACCGCTCGGTGCTGCGCCAGAGGTTGTTGAAGTCCGCCTGA
- a CDS encoding aspartate aminotransferase family protein, with protein MSEQNSQTLAWQAMSRDHHLAPFSDVKQLAEKGPRIITSAKGVYLWDSEGNKILDGMAGLWCVAVGYGRDELADVASQQMRQLPYYNLFFQTAHPPALELAKAIADVAPHGMNHVFFTGSGSEGNDTVLRMVRHYWAIKGQNNKRVIIGRINGYHGSTVAGAALGGMSGMHQQGGMIPDIVHIPQPYWYGEGGDMTEADFGVWAAEQLEKKILEVGVDNVAAFIAEPIQGAGGVIIPPQSYWPKVKEILAKYDILFVADEVICGFGRTGEWFGTDYYDLKPDLMTIAKGLTSGYIPMGGVIVRDEVANVLSEGGDFNHGFTYSGHPVAAAVGLENLRILRDEQIIEQVQKKTAPYLQQRLRELADHPLVGEVRGLGMLGAIELVKDKATRARYEGQGVGMICRQHCFDNGLIMRAVGDTMIIAPPLVISIEEIDELVEKARKCLDLTYAAIG; from the coding sequence ATGAGTGAACAGAATTCGCAGACCCTTGCCTGGCAAGCGATGAGCCGCGACCATCACCTGGCCCCGTTCAGCGATGTCAAGCAACTGGCCGAGAAAGGCCCGCGCATCATCACCTCGGCCAAGGGCGTGTATCTCTGGGACAGCGAAGGCAATAAGATTCTCGATGGCATGGCGGGCCTGTGGTGCGTGGCGGTCGGTTATGGCCGTGATGAACTGGCCGACGTCGCCAGCCAGCAGATGAGGCAGCTGCCGTACTACAACCTGTTCTTCCAGACCGCGCACCCGCCCGCGCTGGAGCTGGCCAAGGCGATCGCCGATGTGGCCCCGCACGGCATGAACCATGTGTTCTTCACTGGCTCCGGCTCGGAAGGCAACGACACCGTGCTGCGCATGGTCCGCCACTACTGGGCGATCAAGGGCCAGAACAACAAGAGGGTCATCATTGGCCGCATCAACGGCTACCACGGCTCCACCGTGGCGGGCGCTGCGCTGGGCGGCATGAGCGGCATGCACCAGCAGGGCGGCATGATCCCGGACATCGTGCACATCCCGCAGCCGTACTGGTATGGCGAAGGCGGCGACATGACCGAGGCCGATTTCGGCGTGTGGGCGGCCGAGCAGCTGGAGAAGAAGATCCTGGAAGTTGGCGTGGACAACGTCGCCGCCTTCATCGCCGAACCGATCCAGGGCGCCGGTGGCGTGATCATCCCGCCGCAGAGCTACTGGCCGAAGGTCAAGGAGATCCTGGCCAAGTACGACATTCTCTTCGTCGCCGACGAAGTGATCTGCGGCTTCGGCCGTACCGGTGAGTGGTTCGGTACCGACTACTACGACCTCAAGCCTGACCTGATGACCATCGCCAAGGGCCTCACCTCCGGCTATATCCCCATGGGCGGCGTGATCGTGCGTGACGAAGTGGCCAACGTCCTCAGCGAAGGCGGCGACTTCAACCACGGCTTCACCTATTCCGGCCACCCGGTGGCGGCCGCGGTGGGCCTGGAGAACCTGCGGATCCTGCGGGACGAGCAGATCATCGAACAGGTGCAGAAAAAGACCGCCCCTTATCTGCAACAACGCTTGCGCGAATTGGCCGACCACCCGCTGGTTGGCGAAGTGCGCGGCCTGGGCATGCTCGGCGCGATCGAGCTGGTGAAGGACAAGGCCACCCGCGCCCGTTACGAAGGCCAAGGGGTCGGCATGATCTGTCGCCAGCACTGCTTCGATAATGGCCTGATCATGCGCGCCGTGGGCGACACCATGATCATCGCGCCGCCGCTGGTGATCAGCATTGAAGAGATCGACGAACTGGTGGAAAAAGCCCGCAAGTGCCTGGACCTGACGTACGCGGCTATTGGCTGA
- a CDS encoding helix-turn-helix domain-containing protein, which produces MKVHEEIEALAVLIRDLRKFKGLTLGELAQRIGRSVGFLSQVERGVSRPTVADLTAISEELGVSTAYFYKLDKPRELDWVTRPHERRTLHLAGGITDVLASPTITGAFSMLDSHLEPGASSGEEYLDDSSEQGCFVLEGELTVWLDGGEPVTLRASDSFQLQPHASFRYANLTDKPTRVLWVFS; this is translated from the coding sequence ATGAAAGTGCACGAAGAAATCGAAGCCCTGGCCGTCCTGATTCGCGACCTGCGCAAGTTCAAAGGCCTGACCTTGGGCGAGCTGGCCCAGCGCATCGGCCGTTCTGTGGGCTTTCTCTCACAGGTCGAGCGCGGCGTGTCGCGCCCAACCGTGGCCGACCTCACGGCTATCAGTGAAGAACTCGGCGTCTCGACCGCTTATTTCTACAAGCTGGACAAGCCTCGCGAGCTCGACTGGGTCACTCGCCCTCACGAGCGTCGCACGCTTCACCTGGCCGGCGGCATCACCGATGTGCTGGCCTCCCCGACGATAACGGGCGCGTTCTCCATGCTCGATAGCCACCTGGAACCGGGGGCCAGCAGCGGCGAGGAGTACCTGGATGACAGCTCGGAACAAGGCTGCTTCGTGCTCGAAGGCGAGCTGACCGTCTGGCTGGATGGCGGCGAGCCGGTAACGCTGCGCGCCAGTGACAGTTTTCAGCTGCAACCCCACGCCAGTTTTCGATACGCCAACCTCACCGACAAGCCCACCCGCGTACTCTGGGTATTCAGCTGA